The following is a genomic window from Nicotiana tabacum cultivar K326 chromosome 3, ASM71507v2, whole genome shotgun sequence.
CGACCAGCTTTGACCGAGGAGACTGCTGGTGAGATTATAATTTTTTTCCCCTTAATTTCTTGGaatcaattaaaaaagaaatactGGTAACATATACTACTTACTATTTAACTTTACTAGTATATGTACCCGCGTGATGCGCGCATCGTATAAAAGGGAAAAAATGATATAGTAATCCATATTGCAAACTAAATTTAGTAATCATATTGAAAAgaattaaactaaaaaataaatatttgaatttcaTCGGATTGTATCTATGCCATGGACCATCAATTTTATGCATTCACGCAAAGGTGAAGGATAAAACTTGtctcaaattcaaaataaaacaaatatagaTAATCAAGAAAAGAGCAGTCGTACATTTCCCTTTGGAGTGATTGAACTTCACAAAATAAGGACAATAAAAGCTTCTGGGCCAACTTATTCAAAACCCTTCCCATCGTTCAAATCATAATCAATCAGCGCTTCTGCTCCTGCTGAAAAAAAATCTTATTCTCATTGAATTTTGTATAAAATGATGCATCTTGCACAAGGTGTCATACTTGTGCAGCTCCCAGCTAGCAATTACTGGCTTTTTGTTCAATATTTCAGCTACTTTCCCTGCATATCTCATTCCATCTTTTCCTGTTTTCACTATAACATCTTTAACTTTAGCATCTTTTTCCCCAACATAGCTTGTTGTACTCTTGCTTTATTCTGGAATGCTCTATTTTACAATTGTACTGGTCTTCTCCTTAATCTCCCATGTTTTTAGGGCAATAAATAACGGAAGGGAAAAATGTAATGTCTGCTCTGTCCAgaggaaaaataattatttgaagtttgaaagaaaatataacttTTATATAAAATTGATAACATATCTGCCTGAAGGAATGGTGGTATCCTGTACTAGTATCATAATTGTCCTCGAACACAAACCTGAATTCAGTTTTTATTGCTTGCTTCAGTTTGTCAATCCATCTCAAACCAAATCACCACTAAGAATCTATGTTTTCCACTTCCCATTAAACATCTCATCATGAACTTATAATAAGCAAAATGATGAAGATTGCACATTACAGTTAGCTATAGTGACAGATTAGCAACAAAATTCGTAACTAATTTCGGTTATAAATCTATTATGAGAGGCACATGAAAAAGTTCATGAGTCCTCTTATCGTTATGCCTAGCACCAAGAAAATTAAACTAAGGAATTATGAAAGTTGAGCAACTGGTTTAGAGATGTGTGTTGTTATATGCTATGAAAATTTAAATGTTAATTTACATATAGACATGGTATTACTATAAATGCACAAAGATATCTACATCAATGCATAATTTGCTTGATCTGGGGAACCATTTACATACAGTCAGATTTCTCTATAACAgacattcactataaaagtcaagtattttttaaatcaatttttatgttatattataaTATTTGTTCTAAATAACAGCACTTCGCCAAAAAAAATTGGAACAAAtgaggctgttatagagaggttttaCTGTGTATTATATGGTCAATTTGCTTCTCTATAAAGGGTTCACTTTCTCATTTGTTCTTAACAATTTGTTGTTGCACCACCAATCTTGAAACTAGTCTATTTATCTCTGCAGCAGTAAGCATATCACCAACTGGTCCAAGTTCTGGTAAATCATTCCATTCATTAAGTCCTAATAATTGTTGCAGATCGTAGCGATGGCGCCTTCCGACCATTATAAGATCAAAGGCTTCTTCCATAGCACGTGAGAATCTATGTCTTCCACTTCCCGTTAAACATCTCATCATGAACTTATAATAAGCAAAAGTGATGAAGATTGCACATTACAGTAAATTTTATAATGTAGCAAAAGAGGTGTTTGATAATAATTAGGcacttaaaagttaaaatttaatACATTCAAAGCCTACTAAAAGCGTTATAATACTTTCGTAAGAACAATTTTAGTTTACACAAAAATTGACATTTTCTAATCAGTGGTCTAAATAAAATTGTACATTGCGTTGTAAAAGCTTAAATCTATTCAAAAATTTGACAAACCATGGCAGTTAAACTTATTTTACTTGCTTGTCAATGCTACATTTGGGActcgacaaaaataaaaaatggtgaAACAAAATTTGGCAAAGAGTATACCTTTAATATGAGAATGATACTGGTATTTTCCCCGTTTCAAAGAAGAGGCCGATTAGCCAGCATTCAAGGGCCATGAGGTCATTTACTTCTCATTGTGATAGAAAGAGATTTCTTCATAAAATATATGTAACTAAGAAATATCGCTTATTGATTAAACTATAAATTACCAATATTTTAAGATATCTCATAAGTTGATgagtacaaaaaatatatatgaaaagCATGTAACTGAAATACCATGGCTCCACTATGTCTAGTCAAACCATATTAGAGATGCCAGAGTTCATAGTTTCCTATTTGCCATGTGATGTCATGCCAGCCATCATACACCCTCGGCTAAAAACAATGAGGATCTATGTGCAAATATGAAATGTATTTACCTAACCATGGTAAGTCAAGGGATTAAAATCAATATTCTGGGCATAGGGTAAGTATTCATTGACCCAATCATACGTGCTTAGATCAAAATTATGAAAtgaattttgataatttaaaGCCAATGTTCCTCCTATTTGTGCTTAGCTCAAATTAGTTTTTGCCTCCCTTCCATTACACTTTATAACAGTATCATCATACGTTATGGCTAAAAATTAAGTCCTGTCAATTTTGAAAAAGCAAACGATGTAACATAAAAGGGACGGGGAGAGTTAAGTTATGGTTATTAGACCTTGTAGCTTCTATATATCTGTCAATCAATCCAAAATAGATATACATGTTTACCTTGCTCATTAGACCTTGCAGCTACCATGATTATTGTGAGATAAGTGGTTAGTCACTTCTTTCTGAGAAATTGCACTATCTGAGCTTCTCACGTCCACATTTGTGCAGCGTGATTCTCCCGTATTTCGAGCTTCCTCTAGAGAACCCAATGTTTTGATGTCGATGTGTGTATGCAGAAACTCTCCTTTTATGAAATTAGACATCTACTTATCAAGTAAAAGACAATAGTCAGCAAAAATTACTTTTCTGATGTAGAGAAAAAAAGATTTGAAACTTAGGGGGTTCAACAATTTATTATCTACATGCAGTGTATTCCAAAAAGATGCAGTGTATGAAGACTAAACTAACTGGAACAAAAAGATTACCAAGAATATGGTAATCTTTTTGTTCCAATTAGTTTAGTCTTCAAACACTGCATCTTTTTGGAATACACTGCATGTAGATAATAAATTGTTGAATATATATAAGAAAAGAGCATTCTTACATTCTCGTAAAAGGTCTCAATCCAAAAATAGAGGAATACATCAGCGTCACAATAGAATGCCATGTTTCTCAACATAAGCTGTCAAGTCCACCTTCCATAATACGACTAAACATCCGTTCCTCCGAAATATTTAAAGGTCAAATTAGATTTATCCCAAAACAATCGATAAACGTCGAAGGAAGTCACTATGAGGTTATTGATACAATTATCTTCTTAATATTAACATAACTTTTCTCTGTAATTTTGAGCCTTCAGAATTAGACAGTAGTAGTTAAATCAATTAATAGGGATGgatttttaatatatacatatatatttgtcAATATAGATTCTTCTTTTATTATAACAAAAGTGTGCAAAGATATAGTTATGTCGGGATACTCTTCATCATCTTTATATTCTGTGTTATTTTGTAACTGCCATGTCATGTGTAAAATTTATGAGCATATATTGATCTAAGACAATTACTACTGCTGCTTCTATTCCCCAGGTCATCTATAGGCTTTGCTAGAGAAGTTATCTCCTTATTGCACACTCCACTTGTAGTCTATACACACATACTAAGTTGTCTATTCAGTTAAGACTTCAATGGAATACTGCTGGTCTTTTCAATTTATTAAAGGATAACCCGGTGCACTGAGCTCCCGCTATGTGCGAGGTACGAACCGTAAACATTAGAGGACGGGGACGTGCAGCTTGAATCCATAATTCAATTCTTGGGAAAGACCACTCAACAGTCTCAATTATTACATCATGATGGTACAGTTTGTTAAAAGAGCATCCACTCACAGATAGTATTTTGACTTATAGCCCTAAATTTACTACGCAACTATAAATATATTAAATAGATAATATTGTCACTCACATCAGACATAGGAAGAACTCTTTCCTCATTTTCGACATAATAGTTTATATTTTTGGAGGGTTCAAGATGCCATGTTCTCATGTCTACAACATATATTTTATATGCATCATTAGTTGTATAACTAATAATAAACTTAACCAAATATTTTAATAAGAATAAATTATGGTAaaatataaaaacataaaatGCAAATTTTTAAAGGGGAAGACTTCAAaaatgttcttatatatataaaattttgttttaaagtAGAGCCAATTATGCACAACTTTCCTAATGGTCAGTGAATAGAGAACTTACGGACTATTAGAATAATAAAAAGTATACTTCTCATTATTTGCCATGAGCAATTTTCTATATTACTTGGCACCTTTCCTCAAACAGAATGAAGAATTTGGAAACGACTAAGATAGGCATGTATAACGTTTTActcatatattaaaaaaaaaactccaaTTCCCACTTCCCCTGAACCTCAATTTTGCGATATCCCGATAAACAAATGAACTAAATCGAATAAATATATGCAATTAAAAGGAGAATATCTTCTCTACTTCTCTCACCTCTTCACTATTTCAACATCTAAGTAGAAATATGCATGTTGGTTACTGAACCATGTCACAAGCCCATAGATTAATTCATGGTTACATTTCACTTAACGTTTCTAAAACATTGTACTTCACAAAGGATTTGTTTAAACATATATGTAGATGATCAAGACTTCCTTAAAGATCAACAAAAATTGCTAGTGCATCCAATACACGAGACCAAAGGAATTCATGATTTTAGCTATAAGTTCAAGAATAAATCAATCACCTTAAAAGTTAGTCTCAGTACTTGACTATCGACTGAAAATAATCTACCCTTCTACActtttcaacttttgaattggAACGTAATGCTAAGAACTCGATTACTGTTGAACTTTTCCAAGCAACTTCATTTGATCAAGTCCTTTTAGAAGCTAAATTTATACGAtaattttttttactcttttacaGTAGATATTTCACTATAAAGACTTCATAATTTATACCTGAATTTTATATACCATCATTATCGccaaaattatctttttaccCATTTATATACAAAGTAGATCAACgattattaaattttttattctAATGGTCTTATTACTTATAGCTTgcaactaaaaaatatatataaaaggcATTTCACAGATGTTAGTGTAATCAAAGAACATATCTTTGGTCACAAATTATTTTTTGCAGTGTTTCTGATTCTGTTTGTGATATCAGCTTGATGTGGAAAgtgatttttaaatattttccatGGAAAAGGATCCAAAAAGTTAGATTTAATATGCCCTTTGAGAGACATTGGAAGAAAGATGAACTATGTTGATGGTGGTTATTGTCAGATGAAAAGTGAGATTGTGGGAGTTCCAAAAAAAGATGACTTATGTTGAGAATTGAAAACGGTTTCCAAAGTAGCCTCTATCGAGTTATGAATAAAGCAGTTTTAGTTTCCAcggtttgtatatatatatttttttgaaattcaaattcaaatactaATTTTACCTAACTTAACTAATTTAGCCTAAAATTACCACATGACATTTTCTTAATGCAACACTTGACAAATTCTCATGGCTGActtctttatttttaataatagaTTTAGCCTAATATTACCACATGACATTTTCTTAATACAACACTTGGCAAATTCTCATGGCTGACTTCTTTATTTTTACGGCAAAGGgctaaatatacccctctactttcaaatattgtTTACCTGTATTCCACGTTATACTATTGAGTTATTTATACCCCTACCGtcatactattgggttatctatacccctactatcatactttgaaataaaaatacccctattttggatggagtgACACGTGGCAACACCAGATTAAAACGACCAAATTTTTTTTTACCCGACTCGTTTTTAAAAAAACCCACAACCCGAcccctattttcatttttttccattttttttaaaattttagtttttaaaaaataaaaatattttgttaaaaaacaaaaaatatttttttttctatttttacacttttgtttttccagtttttacaaaacaaaattcttttaaaaaatttaaaaataaaaaaaaatatttttcaaaaacgaaaatattttgttgaaaataattttttcagtttttaaaagacgaaaatatttttttttctatttttacaaaacaaaattcaatttatacaaatttgttttttcagtttttacaaaaagaaaatctttaaaaaaactgaaaaaatgaaaaaaaatattttttaaaaacgaaaatatttgttggaaatattttttttagtttttaaaaatcgaaaatattttgttaaaaactGGAAAATTGTTTTTCCATTTTTTACAAATATGTTTTTAtaggttttacaaaaaaaatattttgttaaaaaaatgattttttttcctgtttttaCAATTTGTTTTGCAAAATCTTTTCAGTATCTACTCagtttaaaaaaacgaaaatattttgaaattttttttaatgttttacaaaaaaaaattctttaaaaaaactgaaaaatgaaaatatggtTCGAGTTGTGTGTTTTTTGTAAAATAGGTTGGGTAAAAAAAAGATATGAGCCATTTTAATCTGGTGCTGTCACGTGGGACTCCATCCAAAATAGGAGTATTTTTGTTCCAATATATAACGGTAGGGGTATGAATAACCCAATAATATAACGAAGTATACATgtaaataatatttgaaagtagaggGATATATTTAACCTTTGCCGTTATTTTCAATAATAGATAGATAGATTTTACTAGGTCTTACGTCACCTACTATTATTTAACTCCATTCGCTTACTCAAGTCTGCTTTTTCCTTCCGTCTGCACGTAGGAGCGACAATCAGAAACCACCCGCTGCATAACCCTAGGTACTTTATCGAATCTATTTTCGCTCCCTTCACAAATCGATTATGCTATTGATGATGTTATAATTAGGGGTTTTTCCAGAACTAGATCTGTCGTTTTGTTTAGATATTCCGTTCTTCATATTTGTCTCTTAAGTACAGATCTGAAAACTTTGACCACCCGATTGCTTTGAATCTGAAATGATTTGAGCCGTTTCACGACTagtgcttattgttgttgttagtcTTTCTATGTTTTACTCCGATTTTTAAGGTATTACACATTTCATATAGTAAGCAAGGAAATTTGAGAAACAGAACTGGTTCCATTTTGAACTCCTGGATTTCATGACTGACCATTTGTTTGAAGTACTATatcaataaaagaaaagaaaaacacgaCGAAGACAAACGAAATAGAAGTTGTTGAAAATTTTGTGAAAGTTGAAATTATTTTGGACACGAACTTTACTTGGTAAAAGCTTGTGAAAATTGAAGATTGGTGAGTAGAAGAGGTGTTTAACTTGAAATACACACAGTACACTGATACAGCTTCATATCAGTATTTTAAGCTTTCACTTGCTGTATTAGCAAAATACAAATACCGAAATAGTGATTTATGTCTCTGGGGAAAAAATGTAAAGTAGGTCTGTTTGTattgtttgtttatttgtaaaTCTCTGtgatttatctttattttttatgaatACACGACAGGCTTCAGGCCTCCAGGGCCTAGCTCAAGTGGCAAAGGGTGGTGGATTTGTGTCTTAGGACACAGGTTCAAGCCCCCATACCATGCAAAgcaaagcctggtatttaagtggagaagggtagaggggcgggcccattatccaccgagtttcgaaggctgcggttggtccaaaggatcggccccagacggatttctcggtcatcaaaaaaaaaaaatagttactaGGGAGTTACTTCTCTTGAAGAAGTTTCTTTTGGTATCCAACAGTACCCTTCACGCTCCCTCCTAGGTGCCTCTTGCAACATTTGTTACTCTCCTGTTTCTTTCAGTGTAGCTTTAAATGAATAACACCTGTCCACTTTAGTCTTCAAAGGTTTAGATTTAATTAGTTCGACCACCACTTTAACTATAGTTAAGAGGCAAAAACCTGCCTATTTCCAAACATAGCAAACCTGTTAGCCATTATTCTCTGGTGTCTCTCCCTCAAGTCTTTATTTGCATCAGAGAAAATGAGTTTCTTTATAGTTGCACCTTATAAATCATGGAAACTTAAGCAAAGGTCAAAGGAAATTAATTATCCCAAAAATAGTTCATGGGGTGTTGAGCCCCAATGATAATATTTCAAGGGGCTTTTTGCTGTTCACTTGAGATTATTCATGGAGAGTGGTGATAAGTAGATACAAAAGTTGCAGTTTAGCTGTGTGCGAAGCCATGCTTTCTGACATCCGGCATGTGGTGTTCAATTACATGGATTTGTGTTGAATCAGGTTTTTCACAAACAACAAACATGGCCGATTCATCGCGTGAAGAAAATGTGTACATGGCCAAGCTAGCTGAGCAGGCCGAGCGATATGAGGAAATGATTGAGTTTATGGAGAAGGTTGCAAAGACAGGTGATGTCGAGGAGCTGACTGTTGAGGAAAGGAATCTTCTTTCTGTGGCCTACAAAAATGTGATTGGTGCAAGAAGGGCCTCGTGGAGGATAATCTCTTCAATTGAGCAGAAAGAGGAGAGTCGTGGAAATGAAGATCATGTCAAAACTATTAAAGAATACAGAGCCAAAATTGAGGCTGAACTCAGCAAGATCTGTGATGGGATTTTGGGTCTCCTTGAGTCCCATTTAATACCATCAGCCTCAGCAGCTGAGTCCAAAGTTTTTTACTTGAAGATGAAAGGTGATTACCACAGGTACCTGGCTGAGTTTAAAACAGGGTCAGAGAGGAAAGAAGCTGCTGAGAACACCTTATTGGCATACAAGTCTGCTCAGGTAGGTGATCTATTGTGAGCACTGTCAGTTTCTCTTCTTGTAATTTAGCAGAATCTGATATTTTAGTGTCTACTATTGTAGGATATTGCTTTGACTGAGCTGGCTCCTACTCACCCAATCAGGCTGGGACTTGCCCTTAACTTTTCTGTGTTCTATTATGAAATTCTTAATTCACCTGATCGTGCTTGTAACCTTGCAAAACAGGTAATCTCTCTGCTTTTATTGATTCTTTGACTTGGAttactctctctctttctctcgtaATTACATGGATTTTTTTCTTAGTTCTTATAGTTGATATGTCATGTGTGTCCATGGAAAAGCTAGATATTTTTACCATACTAATTAAGCTTGCATGTACCTTTCAAATAGGAATTAACT
Proteins encoded in this region:
- the LOC107813146 gene encoding 14-3-3 protein 4 — its product is MADSSREENVYMAKLAEQAERYEEMIEFMEKVAKTGDVEELTVEERNLLSVAYKNVIGARRASWRIISSIEQKEESRGNEDHVKTIKEYRAKIEAELSKICDGILGLLESHLIPSASAAESKVFYLKMKGDYHRYLAEFKTGSERKEAAENTLLAYKSAQDIALTELAPTHPIRLGLALNFSVFYYEILNSPDRACNLAKQAFDEAISELDTLGEESYKDSTLIMQLLRDNLTLWTSDNAEDAGDDIKEAPKHESSEGQQ